The Desulfomicrobium macestii nucleotide sequence CCTGGCGCCAGGCGAAAATCCCGTCATCATCAGGCCCCATGCCGAATTTGGCGCTGCGGTAGGTGAAATGGTGCTGGCTGGCCCGCGAGGTGGGATGGTTGCTCGGATTCAGGCGGGCGTGATTGGCGATGGAGCAGAATTTGCCGATGCGCGTGTACATGACGTGGCAGCGGTCGCACAGGTAGGAATATTCGCCTATCGTGGAGGAAATGATCTCGGTCTGCGCGCCGATCTCGGTCCAGGCACCGAGGGTGCTGTCGACGATGGCGGCCGTTGGGTGGATGCTCGGTTCCGGGGAAAGCATGGTCATGAGTCCGTGCCGTCGAGGGCGATTTCAAGAATCAGGCTGGCCAGGACCTGGCCTCGATCTGCCAAGGGGCCGGAGTTGTCGAAGCGTACCAGGGCGGGTGTTTCCGTCACGGCCATGCGCGCCCGTGCCAGCCTTTTCTCCATCTCGGCCGCGTTTTCCCGGCCACGTGCGTTCAACCGCTCGCGCAGAACCTCTTCGGTCACCTCCACCAGCACGGGCAACAATGCCGGATACGCGCCAAGGGCGCTTGGCAATGCCGCGCGCGAGCCGTTCACGACCACGCTGAGTCCCGCCTCCATCCAGATGTCGATCTCACGGCCGATGCCGTAGGAGAAACCGTGGCTGTCCCAGTGCAGGGCGAAAAGGCCGCGGGTCCGGCGAAGCTGGAATTCGGCCCGATTCAGGGCGACATGGTTTTCCCCGCCCGCATCGGCCGGACGGGTTATGTAGCGGTGCGCGAAGACCACGGGTGCTTCGGCGGGAAGACGCAAACGCGCCTCGGCCATGAGAGAATCCTTTCCGCAGCCCGACGGGCCCATGATGTAAATCAGTCTTGGCATAAAAATCCTTTTTGGGGCGTTGGGGGAGGGCGAAAAATTTTTCGCCCCTACGATGTTTCACCACATCATACATCGCGTCATTGTCGCGACATCGTTTTCGGGCCGGTGTGGGTGTCTGGCCGTACACCGCGTTTGTGGCGGTAGGGGCGGTCCTGCGTGACCGCCCTTCTTCGGTCCTGCGTGGTCCTCCGGCCGGACACCGCGGTTGGGCAGACACGTAGGTCTGCCCCTACGATGCATCGTGGTGAAATCATACCATACATCGCGTCTTTGTTGCGGCACCGTATACGGCCTGGTGTGGGCGTCTGGCCGTACACCGCGTTTGTGGCGGCGGTTGGGCAGACACGTAGGTCTGCCCCTACGATGCGTCGTGATAAAATCAAACATCGCGTCATTGTCGCGGCACCGTTTTTGGGCCGGTTTGGGCGTCTGGCCGGACACCGGGTTTGTGGCGGCGGTTGGGCAGACACGTAGGTCTGCCCCTACGATGCGTCATCACGAAATCAAACATCGCGTCATGGTCGCGACACGTAGGGGCGGTCCTGCGTGACCGCCCTTCTTTCGATCCTGCGTGACCGCCCTTCTTTCGATCCTGCGTGACCGCCCTTCTTTCGATCCTGCGTGACCGCCCTTCTTCGGTCCTGCATGATCGCCCTTCTTCCGGCGCGATGCCCCATCATTAATACACGCGTTCCCCATCGCGCCAGACCCTGCGTATGATGGGCAGGTCGCGGTCGATGTGGACGCGGACGAGATCGGCCCTGAGGCCCGGTTCGATGCGGCCCCGGTCGGTGAGGCCCAGGGCTCGGGCGGGGTTGGCCGTGACCAGGGCCATGGATTCATGCAGGGGCAGGCCCACTTCGGAATGCAGAATCCAGGCCGCGTGCAGAAGGCTCGCCGGGACGTAATCCGAGGACAGGCCGCCGAGCAGGCCGGCGGCGGCCACGTCGCGCACGGAGACGTTGCCCGAATGGGAGCCGTTTCGGACCACGTTGGGCGAGCCCATGAGGGTCAGAAGGCCCAGCTCGCAGGCGCGGCGCGCGGCATCCATGGTCGTCGGAAACTCGCTGATGGCGATGCCGTGTCCGTGGGCCCAGTCAACGTGCTCGGCCGTGGCGTCATCGTGGCTGGCCACGGGCACGCCCTTGCTCCGGCACCAGCCCAGGATGTCCTCGGCATGCGCTCCGGCGAAGCGGGCCTGCACGCCCTGCATGCGGGCCATCTCGACCGCGAACTCCTGGTCCGTCCACTGCCTGTCCTTGCTGTAATAGGTGCGATAGGCGTCGATGTCGACGAACTGGCGCTGGCCCGGGGTGTGATCCATGAGCGAGACCAGATGCACGTCGTCCATGTCCCGAAAAGGTTCAAAGAGGCGCGGCATCTCGGGGTCCGAAATTTCGCAGCGCACGTGCAGGAAATGGTCGGCCCTCAGGTGTCCCGTGGGCCGCAGCTCTTGCAGGGCGGTCAGAGTCAGGTCGAGCATGGTCCGGCGGTCGCTTTTTTCATAATACTGTCCGCAGGACAAAGCGTCGAGAACCGTGGTGATGCCCGCGGCCACAAGCTGCGCGTCATGGGCCAGCAGAGCGGCCCGAGCCGAGGGCCAGAGCACGCCGGGCCGGGGCAGGAGCTGCTTTTCGAGGTTGTCGGTATGCAGCTCGACCAGCCCGGGAATGAGCAGGTCGCCCGCGAAATCGACGGCGGCAGGCGTCGTGGTCGCGCCCGGCGCAATGTCGTGGATCAGCCCGTCGCGCACGGACAGGCTGCCCAGGATGACCTCGTCGGCCAGAACGATACGGGCGTTGGCAAGAATCAGCTCATGCATGGGTCACTCCGGTCTGTTCAGCAGCAGGCAGCGGTCCGCGACCCGCTCGCGCACGTCGTCATCATGAAAAATGCCCACGATAGCCGCGCCGCGCGCCTTGGCTTCGAGGATCATGTCCACGACGGTGTTGCGATTGTTCCCGTCCAGTGAGGCCGTTGGCTCGTCGAGGAGCAGGATGGGATAGTCGCGGATGAAGCCGCGCGCTATATTGACGCGCTGCTGCTCGCCTCCGGAAAAGGTGGCCGGAGCCAGGGACCACAGGCGCTCGGGAATGTTCAGCCGGGCCAGAAGCTCTCCGGCCCGCTCCCTGGCCTCCCGGAGGTCAACGCCCATGGCGGTGAGCCGCTCGGCCACCAGATCGAGGGAGGAGACACGCGGGATGACGCGCAGGAACTGGCTGACATAGCCGAGGCTGCGGCGGCGCACGTCGAGGATGGTGCGGGGCTGGGCGGAGGTCATGTCCACGCCGTCCCCGTCATGGCTGATGACGACGCTGCCCGCGCTTGGGCGGTAGTTCGCGTAGATGGAGCGCAAAAGGCTCGACTTGCCCGAGCCGGAGGGGCCGTGCAGGGCGATGCACTCCCCGGCCGCGACATCGAGATCCACGCCATCGAAAGCGCGGATGCACGTGCCGCCCTGGGTGTGCAGCACGAAGGTCTTGGCCAGGGATCGTATGGAAATCATGGGAATGTTCATGAATGCCTCAAGCTTGCAGGATGGAGGAGACCAGAAGCTGGGTATAGGGGTGACACGGATCGTCGAGGACCTGATCGGACAGGCCCGTCTCGACGACCTCGCCGCCGCGCATGACCATCATGCGGTGGGCCAGGATGCGGGCCACGGCCAGATCATGGGTGACCAGCACCACGGCCAGGCCCAGGGAGGAGACCAACTCGCGCAGGAGATCCAGAAGCCTGGCCTGGACCGAGACGTCGAGGCCGCTGGTGGGTTCGTCCATGAAGATCAGACGCGGGCCCGTGACCAGGTTGCGGGCGATCTGAAGGCGCTGCTGCATGCCGCCGGAAAAGGCCGACGGATGCTCGTCGATACGCTCCGGGTCCAGTTCGACCCGCTCCATCCAGTCAAGGCCCGCCCCGCGAATCCGGCCATAATGACGTTGCCCGAGCGCCATGAGACGCTCGCCGATGTTCCCTCCGGCGCTGACTCGCATGCGCAGACCGTCGCGGGGGTTCTGGTGCACCACTCCAAGATCGGTGCGCTGCAGGCGGCGGCGGTCGGCCTCGCCGAGTTCGGCCAGGGACAGCCAGAGCCCGTCGCGGTCCCGGTAGGACACCTCGCCGGCCGTGGGCATGAGCCGCCCGGACAGGAGACTCAGGAGCGTGGACTTGCCAGACCCCGATTCGCCGACAATGGCCAGCACTTCGCCCGGCCACAGCGTGAAGTTCACGTCACGGCATCCGACGCGGTTTCCGTAGTAGCGGGTCAGGCCCGTGACGCGAAGCAGTTCATTCTCCATCAGTTGCCCTCCCGCTCTTGCACGCGCCGCGCACAGAAGTCCGAATCGGAACAGACGAACATGCGTCCGCCCTGGTCGTCGATGATGATTTCATCGAGAAAACTGCTGCCGCAGCCGCAGATGGCGCACGCCTCGTCCCATTTCTGGATTTCGAAGGGATGATCCTCGAAGTCCAGGCTCTTGACTCTGGTGTGGGGCGGAATGGCGTAGATGCGTTTTTCGCGGCCCGCGCCGAAAAGTTGCAGGGCCGGGCAATCGTCCATCTTGGGGTTGTCGAATTTGGGAATGGGAGACGGGCACATGATGTAGCGGTCCTCGACCTTGACGGGATAGTTGTAGCTGGTCGCGATGCGGCCGTGCTCGGCGATGTCCTCGTAGAGCCTTACGTGCATGACCCCGTATTCCTCCAGGGCGTGCATGGTCCGGGTCTCGGATTCGCTCGGCTCCATGAAACGCAGGGGTTCGGGGATGGGCACCTGGTAGACGAGAATCTGCCCCTCGCGCAGCGCGGCTTCGGGGATGCGATGGCGGGTCTGGATGACCGTGGCCTCTTCGGTGGCCGTGGTCGTGGTCACCTGGGCCGTTCTGGCAAAAAACGAGCGGATGGAGACGGCGTTGGTCGTATCGTCGGCGCCCTGGTCGATGACTTTGAGGACGTCGTCCGGGCCGATGATGGCGGCGGTGATCTGGATGCCGCCCGTGCCCCAGCCATAGGGCAACGGCATCTCGCGGCTGCCGAACGGGACCTGATAGCCGGGGATGGCCACGGCCTTGAGGATGGCCCGGCGGATCATGCCCTTGGTCTGCTCGTCCAGATAAGCGTAGTTGTAACCGGGCACGGATTCAGCGTTCATGACCGTCCTCCTTGTCGTTTGCGGCGTCCTGCCTGAGCCCGCGCACCAGGGCCAGCTCGGACTGAAAATCGACGTAATGCGGAAGCTTCAGGTGCTGCACAAAGCCCGAGGCCTCGACGTTGTCGCTGTGATACAGGACAAACTCCTCGTCCTGGGCCGGACCGCGCACCTCCTCGCCAAGCTCTTCGGCGCGCAGCGATCTGTCTACCAGGGCCATGCTCATGGCCTTGCGTTCCCCCTGTCCGAAGGTCAGGCCGTAGCCACGGGTGAAACGCGCGTCGCCGGAGCCGATGAACTGGTTCACCGTCTCGCATTCGGTCATGGTCATCTCGCCGATGGTCACGGCGAAGCCCAGCTCCTCGGGTACGAACTCGACTTCCAGCTCACCCATGCGGATCTCGCCCACGAAGGGATGGGAATTGCCGAAGCCGCGCTGGGTCGAATAGCCCATGGCCAGAAGAAAGCCCTCGTCGGCACGGGCCAGATTTTGAAGGCGCATGGAGCGCCCGGCGGGCAGGGTCAGGGGCTCACGGGTCAGGTCGTCCGGTTCCGGATCGTCCCCCCTGCCTTCGGATTCGATGATGCCTTCGCGGCCCAGCACTTCGAGCACTCGCGGCATGGCTTCAGGCGTTGCACCCATCAATTCGTCTGAAATTTCTGAAGGCATCGTGCCGGCCGTTGCACCAGACTTCATTTGAGTCGTTGTCTCCGGCGTCGCATCGCGCGCCGTTTCGGATGCCGGTTCGGGCGCGAAGCGATTTTTCCGCAAACAGTTTCCGGCCAGCTCCCAATCAAGCAGGCGGTGGGTATAGTCGAAGGTCGGTCCCAGGACCTGTCCCCCCGGGACATCCTTGAATGTGGCGGAGATGCGGCGGCGGACATGCATTCGCGAGGTGTCGACGGGCTGGGAGTATCCGAATCGCGGCAGGGTCGTGCGGTAGGCGCGCAGCAGAAAAATGGCCTCCATCAGGTCGCCCCTCGCCTGTTTTACGGCCAGGGACGCAAGGATGGGATCGTAGAGGGAGCCTTCGCTCATGACCCGATCCACGGACAGCGACAGCTGCTCGCGAATCTGGTCCAGGGAAAGTTCCGGAACGGACTCCTGGCCCCGCCGCTCCCGGGCCAGCAGCCGGTGCGCCTCGGCAATGGCTTTCTCACCGCCCTTGACAGCTACATACATGGCCCGGCCTCCAGTTTCAGGGTTCTCGGCAAGCCCACGACCTGATCCTTGCCGACCAGGATAAGATCTACGCCTCGGGGAAAGAGGCGGCTGTTGTCACGCCACATTCGTGTGAAGCCCGCAGGGAGCCAGGACAGAGGAATGCGCCCTTCCCCATCCACGCCGGGCCCGCTGATCCGCGCGGCTTCCCCGACGTCGTTTGAGAAATCCGAGGTCAGCAGCACGGTGGTCGATTTTTCGGGATATTCCACGCTGCCAAGAGAAAATGTCTCCAAGGAAGGCATGCGCCCAGGCTGTGCGAGCACGGCGAAGGAGGCCTTGGCCGGGGTATCGGTCAGGGGGCATCCGCAATGAAAGCGCAGGAAACGCAGGGCCTCCTCGGTGTTGCATGCGGCGTCCAGCCAGACCGGGGTTTCCATGTCGCACAGGGTCAGGACCACCGAGGTCATGCTCCCGCTCCAGCCCACCGGACCTTCGGCCTGAACCGGCAATGGAACGAGGGTGCCCGGCCGGGACATGGCTTCGAGGATGACGCGGAACGTTCCCTGACTTTCGAATACGGGGCGGGTGAAGCCCGCGGGGATGGGTTGCAGCATCAGTCCTCCCCCCGCACCAGTGTGAAAAAATCCACCCTGCTCGGACTCACTTCATCGTGCCGCCGGGCCAGGTGCTCCCGCCGTTCGCGCCGCAACGGCTCGATCAATCCCCGGCGCAGATCTTCGCGCCGTTCCGGAAGTTGCATGAGGGCATCGAAAACAGCCGCCAGACAGGCGTGTTCGGGTTTGATACCGCCGATGAAGGCATGACCCATGATCCCGCCTGCAAGGCCGACGCTGCACCGGGTCACGGTCATTTCACCCAGATTGAAGCGCTCCCCCACGTTTCCCGACCGGGCCCTGACCATGACCAGTCCGGTTTCGGGCCCTCGCACGATCCGGTATTCCGGCCGTGCGGCCATGCTGTCCCAGGCGTCCCGCAGCCGGCCTTCATCGGCCAAGGCCAGGGCGGCCATCCATTCCTGCCGCTGTGTCTGTTCGGTTGACATCAATGAAACTCCACAATATGAAAATTTGTCTAGACATCTATGTCTTTTTGCTGAGACTCAATTCTCAGCATTCTGTGACAATTTGCATTCAAGGAGACGGCGATGGAGTTACAGCGCGGAAGTGGAGTGGCCCTGTGGCGGCAGATTCAGGATTGGCTGGAGTTCAGGATCAAGGAGAGGGAAATGCCGCCCGGCAGCAAATTACCCACGGAGCAGGAGCTCGCCGACCGCTTCAAGGTCAATCGGCACACCGTGCGCCGTGCGCTGACCCTGCTGGCGGAAAAGGATCTCATCCGCACGGAACAGGGCAGCGGCAGCTTCGTGCGCGAGCAGATCATCGACTACGCCGTTGGCGTGCGGACCCGCTTTCATGAAAACCTGCTGCGCCAAGAGCGAAAGCCGCGCGGGGAGCTCATCTCGTCGGGCATCATTCCCGCCACGACCGAAGTGGCCCGGGCGCTTGAAATGGACAAGGGCGAACCGGTCATCGTGCTTGAAACCCTTGGCGAGGCGGACTCCGTGCGTATCTGTCTGGCCAGCGCCCACTTTCCCCAGAGCCGCTTTCCGGGCCTTGACGAACATTTCCGCGCCACCGGCTCCGTGACCCAGGCGCTGCGCCATTACGGAGTCATGGATTACCGGCGCAAAAGCACGCACATATCGAGCCGTCTGCCCACCGCCCGTGAAGCACGCATCCTGCATCAGTCAAAAACCCGCCCGGTGCTCGTGACGGAGAGCATCAACGTCGACCCCAGAGACTGGCCCATCGAATTCTGCGAAACACGCTTCGCGTCCGAGCGGGTTCAATTCACCATTGAAACATGACCGTTTTTTGTCTTTTCAGACGACACTGCAAAAAAAACACAAAAGAACCCGAGTGTCATTCCCGCGAAGTCGGGCCATGTCGGGCAATAGCGCGAAATCCATTCTTTTCAGATAGTTAAAAAGGCATGGATCCCCTTCATCAAGGGGATGACGACTTTTTGCAGTGACATCTTTTCAAGCAAGGTCGCGACGCAAAATCATATTTCAGAGACACGCTGTCGCACGTTGTAATACGAAGCTCGCGATGCTCCATGTAATGAGCAGTCAGCCTCAATACATACGCTTTCAGCAAAAATTGACGCCTTGCCGATACCAGCACAATAAAATTCATGCCCTTCCCAAAAACCTTAAAAATGTATGACAGAAGATCTTTTGCTGAATTTCTTGATAAAAAAATATACAGCATGTATTATCAGAGCGCTGTTGTTCGTGCTCACATCTATAAAGCACATTGTGCTTTTCAAGACAGCGATACATCACTCAAAGGATCTCAACATGAAACATATACTGATTGCCTGCGCCTTCTTTTGCGCGTTCCTGTCCGGTTGCGCCACCAACACCTTGCAGCGCAACGCCCTGGAAAACTTCGGCCTGGCCACGGAGAGGGTCGGACGCATGAGCGAATCCGAGTTCCTTTCCATGCGCGACGAAATCATCGAAATGAACTCGCTGCTCATGATTCTCGACAACTCCAAAAATGCCGAAAGCCGCACCTACGACGAACCGGCCCTGGCCGATACGACAACCATGCGCGTTGCCGCATGCAAATCACTGCGCATGTACGGCGACCTGCTCATGCGCCTTGCAGCCGATGATCGTACCGGAATGGTGCGAAAGTCCGCACGGGTTTTTCTGGACAACATCACCGAGACACTGGGGCCGGATCTGACCCTCGCCCAGGAAGAGGCAGTGCAAAACGTGGCTCTGGGCCTTGATGCCCGCTGGACGGCGCGCAAGAAATCCAAGACAATTCAAAGCTTGGTGCTGGCCTTTGCCGATGCCTTGACCATTCTTTCGGGCAGGCTTCTGGCCGATTTCTCCCTGGACGAGTCCTCCACCAGCCATTTGAAGGCATACGCCGACACGGCCAAGGAACTGAAAACCCTGTCCGCGGCCATCATCGACGCCGGAGACAGGGAAACGCTCGACAAGCGGAACAAGGCGGTGAAGGCGTTCGTGCTGGCGCAAAAGGTGATTGCCCGCGCCGAGGCCATGGGCGCACGGATCCACGAGGCCATGGCCACCCTGCAAAAAGCCAACGCCCATGTAGTGGCCGCCATTCAGGACAACAGCTACGACCTGCGGGAAATCAGGGAGTATGGAAAACAGATTCAGAAGATAGGCACGATGCAGCAGGTTCTTTCCCGCTGAGAAGAGACGGACACGAAGCTTTCGAAGCGCCCCATGCGGGCGCTTTTTTTTGTAAAAAAAACGGCAGCCCGGAGGCTGCCGTGATCACGCGGGAATCAGTTTCTGGGGCAGGACGGGAGGGGAATCAGACGGCTGACTCGCTCACGGTACGCCTGATAGGTTTCGCCGAACTGGTCTTCAAGCTCCACCTCTTCGGCCCCGACATTCTTGAAAAAGAGGAAAGTTGCGACGGCAATGCCCAGAATCCCCAAATTGGTATTCAGGATCAGGCACAACCCAGGCATGATGCCGAGCAGGTTCGCAGCAAGGATCGGGTTGCGGCTCCAGGCGAAGGGGCCGGACTCGACCAGCATGTAACCCTCGCCCTTCCTGAGCTCACGCACGGCCAGCGCCAGACCGGCCACTCCCGCCACCAGCCACAGGAGCCCGATCACCGAGCCCAGCAGAAACCATTCCGTGCCAAGGAGCAGATTTTCGAGAATGCTGCCGGCCACGATGATCCCATAAGCAGGCACAAGTACTTTGCAGGCAAGACCTTTTGTATTCATCATGTTCTCCTCAAGGACAAAATTAAGTATGCCGTCACCTAACGACATAAGTACCACCACGGACCGCGATTGAAAAGAACCCGGGCCGGATTAATCCGGGCCGGGTTCATTCGCATTGGGCCTAGCGGGTCAACTGACGGTAACGGATGCGGCGCGGCACCGTCAGGGTGTTTCCTGTGCGGCGCTTCAAATCCTTTTCGTATTCCGAATAGTTGCCCTCGAACCAGACCACCTGGCTATCGCCTTCGAAGGCCAGGATGTGGGTCGCGATGCGGTCCAGGAACCAGCGGTCATGGGAGATGACCACGGCGCATCCGGCGAAGTTTTCAAGCGCCTCTTCCAGAGCGCGCATGGTGTTCACGTCCAAGTCGTTGGTCGGCTCGTCAAGAAGGAGTACGTTGGCCTCCTTTTTGAGCATGAGCGCCAGATGCAGGCGGTTGCGCTCGCCGCCGGAGAGCATGCCCACGGTTTTCTGCTGGTCAGGCCCCGCGAAGTTGAACTTGCTGACGTAGGCGCGGGAGTTGATCTCACGGCCGCCCAGATTGATCGTGTCGTACCCGCCGGAGACCATCTCCCAGACTGATTTCTTGGGATCAAGCACGCCGCGATCCTGGTCCACATGGGCCAGTTTCACGGTCTGACCGAGACGGATCTCCCCGCCATCGGGCTGCTCCTGCCCTGTGATCATGCGAAAAAGAGTGGTCTTGCCCGCGCCGTTGGGTCCGATGACGCCGACGATTCCACCCGGAGGCAGGGCAAAATTCATGTCCTCGATGAGCAGCTTGTCCTCAAAGGCCTTCTTCACGTGGCTGGCTTCGATGACCACATCCCCAAGGCGGGGACCTGAAGGGATGAACAGCTCCAGGGTCTTGATCTTGTCTTTGGTCTCCTGGTTGAGCAGGTTCTCGTAGGACGAGATTCTGGCCTTGGCCTTGGCATGGCGGCCCTTGGGCGACATGTTGATCCATTCCAGCTCGTGCTTCAGGGTACGCTGGCGAGCGCTCTCCTCCTTTTCCTCCTGGGCCAGGCGATTCTGCTTCTGTTCCAGCCAGGAAGAATAGTTACCCTTCCACGGAATGCCCACGCCCCGGTCCAGCTCCAGAATCCAGCCCGCGACGTTGTCCAGGAAATAGCGGTCATGGGTCACGGCGATGATGGTGCCCTGATACTGCTGCAGATGATGCTCAAGCCAGGCGATGGTCTCGGCGTCTAGATGGTTGGTGGGTTCGTCCAGGAGCAGGATGTCGGGCTTCTGCAACAGCAGGCGGCACAGGGCCACGCGACGCTTCTCGCCGCCGGACAGGACGCCGACCTTGGTCTCGGGATCGGGGCAGCGCAGGGCCTCCATGGCCATCTCAAGACGCGAATCGAGCTCCCAGGCATCCTGGGCGTCGAGCTTCTCCTGCACGTCGCCCTGGCGGGCGATGAGCGCGTCCATCTCGTCGTCGCTCATGGGCTCGGCGAACTTGGCGTTGATCTCCTCGAACTCCTGCATGAGGTCGACGGTCTCCTGCACGGCCTCCTGCACGATCTCGCGCACGGTCCGCTCGGGATCAAGCTGCGGCTCCTGCTCCAGGTAGCCTACGGAATACCCGGGAGAGATGACGATGTTGCCATTGTACTCCTTGTCCACACCGGCCATGATCTTAAGCAGCGAGCTCTTGCCGGAGCCGTTCAGGCCCAGAACGCCGATCTTGGCCCCGTAGAAAAAGGACAGGGAAATGTCCTTGATGACCGGTTTCTTGTCGTAAAACCGGGACACCTTCATCATGGAATAAATGATCTTATTTGGTTCGTCGCTCATGAAAATACCCTCGAAATGTGAATTGATTGCATAAATGCCGGCCGGTTCGGCCGTTGTGGACAAACCGGGAATGAGAGCGGCCGACAAAAGGCCGGCCGCATGAAATATTGCCTGGATTCAGGATATGCTAATGGCCGAAGCCCGGAATTTCCAGTCTCTTTTCCAGCCTGCGCAGGCCGTAGGAAGCCACGCTGACCAGTACAAGGTAATAGACGCCCACGACCATGAACACCTCGCTGAAGCGGAAACTCTCGCTGGCCACGATCTTGGCCTGCCCGGTCAGCTCGAAGCAGGTGATGACGTAGGCCAGGGACGAATACTTGATCAGGTACACGATCTCGTTCCCGCAGCCGGGCAGCGCCCGACGAAAGGCCTGGGGAATGA carries:
- the ettA gene encoding energy-dependent translational throttle protein EttA; amino-acid sequence: MSDEPNKIIYSMMKVSRFYDKKPVIKDISLSFFYGAKIGVLGLNGSGKSSLLKIMAGVDKEYNGNIVISPGYSVGYLEQEPQLDPERTVREIVQEAVQETVDLMQEFEEINAKFAEPMSDDEMDALIARQGDVQEKLDAQDAWELDSRLEMAMEALRCPDPETKVGVLSGGEKRRVALCRLLLQKPDILLLDEPTNHLDAETIAWLEHHLQQYQGTIIAVTHDRYFLDNVAGWILELDRGVGIPWKGNYSSWLEQKQNRLAQEEKEESARQRTLKHELEWINMSPKGRHAKAKARISSYENLLNQETKDKIKTLELFIPSGPRLGDVVIEASHVKKAFEDKLLIEDMNFALPPGGIVGVIGPNGAGKTTLFRMITGQEQPDGGEIRLGQTVKLAHVDQDRGVLDPKKSVWEMVSGGYDTINLGGREINSRAYVSKFNFAGPDQQKTVGMLSGGERNRLHLALMLKKEANVLLLDEPTNDLDVNTMRALEEALENFAGCAVVISHDRWFLDRIATHILAFEGDSQVVWFEGNYSEYEKDLKRRTGNTLTVPRRIRYRQLTR